The Hemicordylus capensis ecotype Gifberg chromosome 6, rHemCap1.1.pri, whole genome shotgun sequence genome window below encodes:
- the HEXIM1 gene encoding protein HEXIM1 — translation MADPALSANQQQPNGKTSPFSPYRHAGGGDGSGGGPFLVSPPTSQQLLQGEEMDSRWQPREANQPSGSPLSGEDGCPGVECATPRPVGGGGAGQGLGAPEGAVGEVEGQNCGAVADIQKTGDGEQLGLQMDPQCQDYCGPGGQRCRPQPGGEEERQLGKKKHRRRPSKKKRHWKPYYKLTWEEKKKFDEKQSQRASRLRAEMFAKGQPVAPYNTTQFLMEDHDQEEPDLKPDLCPKRSATKSDDTSEEDFMEDEDGGSDGMGGDGSEFLQKDFSETYERYHVESLQNMNKQELIKEYLELEKCLSRMEEENNRLRVENKKFAGDSTEDPRVRQLEQELDSLRAENQKLLKENELYRQQEKPLSKLGE, via the coding sequence ATGGCCGATCCTGCCCTCTCTGCCAATCAGCAGCAACCGAATGGCAaaacttctcccttctccccctacAGGCATGCAGGTGGTGGAGACGGCAGTGGAGGGGGACCTTTTTTGGTGTCTCCACCCACTAGTCAGCAGCTACTCCAAGGGGAGGAGATGGACAGTAGGTGGCAACCGAGAGAGGCCAACCAGCCAAGTGGCAGCCCATTGAGTGGAGAGGATGGCTGCCCAGGTGTGGAATGTGCAACTCCTCGgccagttggaggaggaggagcaggccaagGCTTGGGTGCCCCGGAAGGAGCTGTTGGTGAGGTTGAGGGCCAGAACTGTGGTGCAGTTGCAGACATCCAGAAGACTGGTGATGGAGAGCAGCTGGGGTTGCAGATGGACCCACAGTGCCAAGACTATTGTGGAcctggtggccagaggtgcaggCCCCAacctggaggagaggaggaaaggcagCTGGGCAAAAAGAAGCACAGGAGGCGCCCGTCCAAGAAGAAGAGGCATTGGAAGCCTTACTATAAGCTcacctgggaagagaagaagaagttTGACGAGAAGCAAAGCCAGCGTGCTTCCAGGCTGCGGGCCGAGATGTTTGCCAAGGGGCAGCCAGTCGCCCCCTACAACACCACGCAGTTCTTGATGGAGGATCACGACCAGGAAGAGCCGGACTTGAAGCCTGATCTCTGCCCCAAGAGGTCTGCCACCAAGTCGGATGACACCAGCGAGGAAGACTTCATGGAAGATGAGGATGGAGGCAGCGATGGGATGGGAGGGGATGGCAGCGAGTTCCTGCAGAAGGACTTCTCAGAGACGTATGAGCGGTATCACGTGGAGAGCCTGCAAAACATGAACAAGCAGGAACTGATCAAAGAGtacctggagctggagaagtgTCTTTCCAGGATGGAGGAAGAGAACAACCGGCTGCGAGTGGAGAACAAGAAATTTGCAGGGGACTCCACAGAGGACCCCAGGGTAAGGCAGTTAGAGCAGGAACTGGACAGTCTGAGAGCTGAGAACCAGAAACTCTTGAAAGAGAATGAACTCTACAGACAACAGGAGAAACCTCTTTCCAAGTTGGGAGAGTGA